Proteins co-encoded in one Pogona vitticeps strain Pit_001003342236 chromosome 9, PviZW2.1, whole genome shotgun sequence genomic window:
- the LOC110086510 gene encoding chemerin-like receptor 1 encodes MDSFSSFSYDDFPSSLNNNDSYNFSWNGDWPSDSSHHIPHLSGMMEMVSVAIYIIVLLVGATGNGVVIFLTGFRLKKTVTTIWYLNLAVADFIFAVCLSSEIAYLALKSWILGRLMCKLDSVVPFLNMFASVFFLTAISVDRCVSVVHPVWALNHRTLQLASFMAVVIWVMALSLSSPYFIFRDTEDSEDGTAQCIYTFSLDNDSDLWKHRFLVATEFVLGFLIPFTIILTCYCAIVIKLRGKIFGRFSRSFKIIIAIIVVFFCCWFPYHLFSILETLEDDSLAMKYILDLGFPLAYGLVCLNSCLNPLLYAFLGLDCRKTSKRSFLSAFRGAFSDSWTVPSFSSNRNSSSTSGVESTMV; translated from the coding sequence atggattccttttcctctttctcctatGATGACTTTCCATCCTCACTGAACAACAATGACTCCTACAATTTCAGTTGGAATGGAGACTGGCCCTCCGATTCTTCCCATCACATTCCCCACCTTTCGGGCATGATGGAAATGGTTTCCGTAGCAATTTACATCATTGTCTTGCTTGTGGGGGCCACAGGGAATGGTGTAGTGATCTTCCTAACTGGTTTTCGCCTGAAGAAGACGGTGACCACCATATGGTATCTCAACTTGGCCGTGGCCGACTTCATTTTTGCTGTTTGCCTCTCCTCAGAAATAGCTTATTTAGCCCTGAAAAGTTGGATTCTGGGAAGACTGATGTGTAAACTTGACTCTGTGGTCCCCTTCCTTAATATGTTTGCCAGCGTCTTCTTCTTGACCGCCATCAGCGTTGACCGCTGTGTTTCAGTGGTGCACCCAGTCTGGGCCTTAAACCATCGTACCCTTCAGCTTGCTTCATTCATGGCTGTGGTCATCTGGGTGATGGCTTTGTCTCTCAGCTCACCGTACTTCATCTTCCGGGACACAGAAGACTCAGAAGATGGCACTGCCCAATGCATTTACACCTTCAGTTTGGACAACGATAGTGATCTATGGAAACACCGTTTCTTGGTGGCTACTGAATTTGTGCTTGGCTTTCTCATCCCCTTCACCATCATTCTGACCTGCTACTGCGCCATTGTCATCAAACTAAGAGGGAAAATCTTTGGCCGATTTAGCCGATCCTTCAAAATCATCATAGCCATCATTGTAGTCTTCTTCTGTTGCTGGTTTCCCTACCACCTCTTCTCTATTCTTGAAACACTGGAGGATGACAGCCTTGCAATGAAATACATCCTTGATCTAGGCTTTCCACTGGCTTATGGACTGGTTTGTCTCAACAGCTGCCTGAATCCCCTCTTGTATGCTTTCCTTGGGCTGGACTGCAGAAAAACCAGCAAGCGGTCCTTCCTATCAGCCTTTAGAGGAGCTTTTAGCGACAGCTGGACcgtgccctctttctccagcaaCAGAAACTCTAGCTCCACATCAGGAGTGGAGTCCACCATGGTTTGA